A DNA window from Desulfobaculum bizertense DSM 18034 contains the following coding sequences:
- a CDS encoding redox-sensing transcriptional repressor Rex — protein MKSQHIPRATIQRMAVYIQVLENLQRDGKNVISSELLARTCDVNPSQIRKDLAYFGEFGVRGVGYYVQDLITSIKQALGVDRVWKCALVGVGNLGRALLNHREFRLRGFHIVGAFDCDPFKIGEVVSGLEVVCSRRLKERTADLGIELGVITTPPERAQRACNYLVDAGIKGILNFAPARIEVPEGVTVEYVDFFHHFYAVAFNVTLGSQD, from the coding sequence GTGAAAAGCCAGCATATTCCTAGAGCCACAATCCAGCGGATGGCTGTGTACATCCAGGTTCTCGAAAACCTGCAGCGTGATGGCAAGAACGTTATCTCTTCTGAACTTCTCGCCAGAACCTGTGACGTCAATCCCTCTCAGATTCGTAAGGACCTCGCCTACTTTGGCGAGTTCGGAGTCCGCGGTGTGGGCTATTACGTGCAGGACCTCATCACCAGCATCAAGCAGGCGCTTGGTGTTGACCGTGTGTGGAAATGCGCCCTCGTCGGCGTTGGTAACCTCGGTCGAGCACTGCTCAACCACAGAGAGTTCCGCCTGCGTGGATTCCATATCGTCGGAGCATTCGACTGCGATCCGTTTAAAATCGGTGAAGTCGTCTCCGGCCTCGAAGTCGTCTGCTCCCGCCGTTTGAAAGAACGGACCGCAGACCTCGGCATCGAACTCGGCGTTATTACAACGCCACCTGAGAGAGCACAGCGTGCCTGCAACTACCTTGTCGACGCCGGCATCAAGGGCATTCTGAACTTTGCCCCCGCTCGCATCGAAGTGCCAGAAGGCGTGACCGTCGAATACGTGGACTTCTTCCACCACTTCTACGCCGTCGCCTTTAACGTCACTCTCGGTTCGCAGGACTAA
- the atpE gene encoding ATP synthase F0 subunit C, whose product MRKALLTVLNTVALVAVASVAFAADGGVATASVWASAIGMAIAAAGCGLGQGMGLKAACEGTARNPEASGKITVTLILGLAFVESLAIYALVVNLILLFVKPFA is encoded by the coding sequence ATGCGTAAAGCTCTGCTGACCGTACTGAACACTGTGGCTCTGGTTGCCGTCGCTTCTGTTGCATTCGCTGCTGATGGTGGCGTCGCTACCGCTTCTGTCTGGGCTTCCGCTATCGGTATGGCTATCGCTGCTGCCGGTTGTGGTCTTGGCCAGGGCATGGGCCTGAAGGCTGCATGTGAAGGTACCGCTCGTAACCCTGAGGCTTCCGGTAAAATCACCGTGACCCTGATTCTGGGTCTGGCATTCGTCGAGTCTCTGGCTATTTACGCCCTCGTTGTTAACCTGATTCTGCTCTTCGTGAAGCCTTTCGCTTAG
- the atpB gene encoding F0F1 ATP synthase subunit A produces the protein MAGGLSHPVLLVPDALKAVGINVPVHVSLTWTVMLFLFVLAFLVSRNLKMVPGKLQNIFELIIDGLENFVVVNAGEEARKVFPVLCTLFLFILPLNWAGLVPGFDAPTANINTNASMALFLFVYYNWIGIKKWKFGYIKHFMGPMLPLAPLMFIIEVVSHISRPLSLTLRLFGNIKGEEIVLLLMFTLAPIVSTLPMFFLFALAKFIQAFIFFMLGMIYLKGSLEPAH, from the coding sequence ATGGCAGGTGGATTATCACACCCGGTTCTTCTGGTTCCTGACGCACTCAAGGCTGTGGGAATCAATGTCCCGGTTCACGTCAGCCTTACCTGGACCGTGATGCTGTTCCTCTTTGTTCTGGCGTTTCTCGTTAGCCGTAACCTGAAAATGGTTCCAGGAAAACTCCAGAACATTTTTGAACTGATTATTGACGGACTAGAAAACTTCGTTGTCGTCAATGCAGGCGAAGAAGCCCGCAAGGTTTTTCCAGTTTTGTGTACGCTCTTCCTGTTCATCCTGCCCCTGAACTGGGCCGGACTTGTTCCAGGTTTTGACGCACCAACGGCAAACATCAACACCAACGCCTCTATGGCACTGTTCCTGTTTGTCTATTACAACTGGATCGGCATCAAAAAATGGAAATTTGGATACATCAAGCATTTCATGGGTCCCATGCTTCCGCTGGCCCCGCTGATGTTCATCATTGAAGTGGTGAGCCACATCTCTCGTCCGCTTTCTCTTACCCTCCGTCTTTTCGGTAACATTAAGGGTGAAGAAATCGTTCTGCTGCTGATGTTTACCCTGGCTCCCATCGTGAGCACACTCCCGATGTTCTTCCTGTTTGCGCTCGCGAAATTCATCCAGGCCTTCATCTTCTTCATGCTCGGCATGATCTACCTGAAGGGTTCCCTGGAACCTGCTCACTAA
- a CDS encoding ATP synthase subunit I, whose translation MSIKTMNETFEARLYHMGYVLPDVRALVRNQFYLTGLSFLVAVATGWMLPFIWDFCAGAVLMTLNFSSLAKFVQHLIHRQKGAVVQLLVSFYGRLLLTGLALYALIAWGNANVVSLLAGLSTVVVTILIWGAAQVIGKNAKEA comes from the coding sequence ATGAGCATAAAGACAATGAATGAAACGTTTGAGGCCCGGCTGTACCACATGGGCTATGTTTTGCCCGATGTGCGCGCGCTGGTTCGCAATCAGTTTTATCTCACGGGGCTGAGCTTTCTCGTTGCAGTTGCCACGGGGTGGATGCTTCCCTTTATATGGGACTTCTGCGCTGGGGCGGTGCTCATGACGCTCAACTTTTCGTCGCTAGCCAAGTTTGTTCAACATCTCATTCACAGGCAAAAAGGCGCTGTGGTCCAGCTGCTTGTCAGCTTTTATGGCCGCCTGCTCCTTACAGGTCTGGCCTTGTATGCACTCATTGCATGGGGAAACGCAAATGTGGTGTCTCTGCTGGCTGGGCTTTCCACGGTAGTGGTCACGATTCTCATCTGGGGTGCCGCCCAGGTGATAGGGAAAAACGCGAAGGAGGCGTAA
- a CDS encoding AtpZ/AtpI family protein, producing the protein MFFGKRDPSERPLLDLMGDIGSIGMQLVVSTFVGLGMGYYLDKWLGTKPWMLIIFLILGIAAGFKNVYEQAMRMMKANEAPHEHKDNE; encoded by the coding sequence ATGTTCTTTGGCAAACGAGATCCTTCTGAGCGACCACTTCTGGACCTCATGGGCGACATCGGCTCCATCGGCATGCAGCTGGTGGTATCTACATTCGTCGGTCTTGGCATGGGCTATTATCTCGATAAATGGCTCGGTACCAAACCGTGGATGCTGATAATTTTCCTTATTCTAGGCATTGCTGCTGGCTTCAAAAATGTGTACGAGCAAGCAATGCGGATGATGAAAGCAAACGAGGCTCCCCATGAGCATAAAGACAATGAATGA